In one window of Clarias gariepinus isolate MV-2021 ecotype Netherlands chromosome 10, CGAR_prim_01v2, whole genome shotgun sequence DNA:
- the gar1 gene encoding H/ACA ribonucleoprotein complex subunit 1, with translation MSFRGGGGRGGRGGGGGFGRGGGGFGRGGGGFGRGGFGGRGGGRGGFNRQQDYGPPEYVVALGEFMHPCEDDIVCKCVTEENKVPYFNAPVYLENKEQIGKVDEIFGQLRDFYFSVKLSENMKASSFKKLQKFYIDPAKLLPLQRFLPRPPGEKGPPRGGRGGGRGGGRGGGFRGGRGGGGRGGGFGGGRGGGGFGGGRGGGFRGGRGGGGRGFRGGR, from the exons ATGTCCTTTCGTGGAGGAGGAGGTAGAGGAGGccgaggaggaggtggaggattCGGTAGAGGAGGTGGAGGGTTTGGAAGAGGAGGTGGAGGGTTTGGAAGAGGAGGATTCgggggaagaggaggaggaagaggaggatttAACAGACAGCAGGATTACGGTCCTCCGGAGTATGTTGTCG CCCTGGGAGAGTTCATGCATCCGTGCGAAGACGACattgtgtgcaagtgtgtgacgGAGGAAAACAAGGTGCCCTACTTCAATGCTCCCGTGTACCTGGAGAACAAGGAGCAGATCGGCAAAGTGGACGAGATCTTCGGCCAGCTCAGAGATTTT TATTTTTCAGTCAAACTTTCAGAGAACATGAAGGCGTCGTCGTTCAAGAAATTACAGAAG TTCTACATCGACCCAGCGAAGCTGTTGCCCCTCCAGAGGTTCCTCCCGAGACCGCCTGGAGAGAAAGGACCCCCTCGAGGAGGCAGAGGAGGGGGCAGAGGTGGTGGACGAGGAG gCGGTTTCCGAGGTGGCCGAGGAGGTGGTGGTCGCGGTGGTGGATTCGGAGGAggtagaggaggaggtggaTTTGGAGGAGGCAGAGGAGGAGGCTTCagaggaggacgaggaggaggaggccgTGGATTCAGAG GTGGAAGATGA